The Argentina anserina chromosome 3, drPotAnse1.1, whole genome shotgun sequence genome includes a region encoding these proteins:
- the LOC126786942 gene encoding protein FAR1-RELATED SEQUENCE 5-like gives MKESLASRIVIQALLEELGQAGFSYDIEYDQDGRLTHLMFAHPLSIALTKSYTNVFVMDCTYKTNKYKMPLLDIVGVTSFNTTFYSYFIFIQREEEENYVQALTLFSKILGADVHLLVIISDRELALMNAINIVFPRTTNILCVWHIERNIAINCKRHIEEEADWVALWSTWTSLINSHDGSSFNEAWINFEVEYKQKGAILDYIRGTWLPLKEKLVIACTGKISHFGNRATSRGEGAHSILKKYLQVSNGGIREVKDKVCLAIENQFAEIKVQLSNEKIHHPHKVGTPFFKELVTRISIFALDQLQRQYEFAKSRNLSSQCKCHFYKTMGIPCAHMIKDRNFEAPQLNSIHEQWRIDTRSFGVWLDKGDEIDVLLSKVKSHPVGSKNKKSSSSTKRDPSAFEIVEKKSQKCSFFHDEGHDVRTCKVKGIVNYCLVSNIALLRHDEYKKSILFRNGRTINPVFEGLLYCLERCYEGDVGYLYSYISYSDLYFV, from the exons ATGAAGGAGAGCTTAGCAAGTCGTATAGTTATTCAAGCCTTATTGGAAGAACTAGGTCAAGCTGGTTTTAGCTATGACATTGAGTATGATCAAGATGGTCGGCTAACTCATTTGATGTTTGCCCATCCACTTTCAATTGCTTTGACTAAGAGCTATACAAATGTCTTTGTGATGGATTGTACGTACAAGACTAACAAGTACAAGATGCCATTACTAGACATCGTTGGAGTCACAAGTTTCAATACAACTTTCTATTCTTATTTTATCTTCATACAAagggaggaagaagagaacTACGTACAAGCTTTAACATTATTTAGCAAAATTTTGGGAGCCGACGTTCATCTTTTGGTGATCATATCTGATAGAGAATTGGCGTTGATGAATGCTATTAATATTGTatttccaagaacaaccaacATTTTATGTGTTTGGCATATTGAGAGAAATATAGCTATAAATTGTAAGCGCCAtattgaagaagaagctgaTTGGGTCGCTTTATGGTCTACATGGACTTCTTTGATAAATTCTCATGATGGATCGTCATTTAATGAAGCTTGGATTAATTTTGAAGTTGAGTATAAACAAAAGGGTGCTATTCTTGATTATATCAGAGGTACTTGGCTCCCATTAAAAGAAAAGCTTGTGATTGCATGTACTGGTAAGATCTCACACTTTGGTAATCGTGCTACTTCAAGAGGTGAAGGTGCACACTCAATTTTAAAGAAATATCTTCAAGTATCAAATGGAGGTATTCGTGAGGTAAAGGACAAAGTTTGTCTCGCCATTGAAAACCAGTTTGCTGAAATCAAAGTCCAACTCTCGAATGAAAAGATTCACCATCCACATAAAGTTGGTACACCGTTCTTCAAAGAACTTGTTACTCGTATATCTATATTTGCATTGGACCAGCTACAAAGACAGTATGAATTTGCAAAGTCTCGCAATCTTTCATCTCAAtgtaaatgtcatttttaCAAAACCATGGGCATTCCTTGTGCACATATGATCAAGGATCGTAATTTTGAAGCACCGCAATTGAATAGCATTCATGAACAATGGAGAATTGATACAAGATCATTTGGTGTTTGGTTGGATAAGGGAGATGAGATAGATGTTCTTTTATCAAAAGTCAAGA GTCATCCAGTAGggtccaaaaacaaaaagtcaTCTAGCTCTACAAAACGTGATCCTTCAGCCTTTGAGATAGTAGAGAAAAAGTCTCAGAAATGTAGCTTTTTTCATGATGAAGGCCATGACgttcgaacttgtaaagtGAAAGGCATAGTTAACTACTGTCTAGTTAGTAAT ATAGCTCTTTTAAGGCATGATGAATACAAGAAGTCTATTTTGTTTAGAAATGGGAGGACTATCAATCCTGTTTTTGaaggattgttatattgtctAGAGCGCTGCTATGAAGGAGATGTTGGTTacttatatagttatatatccTATAGTGACTTGTATTTTGTTTAG
- the LOC126788326 gene encoding NAC domain-containing protein 76 produces MMSAGNGQLTVPPGFRFHPTDEELLYYYLRKKVSYEAIDLDVIREVDLNKLEPWDLKEKCRIGSGPQNEWYFFSHKDKKYPTGTRTNRATTAGFWKATGRDKAIHLNDSKRIGMRKTLVFYTGRAPHGQKTDWIMHEYRLEDHHDNMNVHEVQEDGWVVCRVFQKKNHINRGFQPEFSHHQEVEHDLITHMKASGSHSQVVLDHHHHHQPKQNHHHHLEASLYDYPTTFDGSMHLPQLFSPESAAAAAAANNTSSFLSAPNNNLPALKPLDLECSQNLLKLTSTTAASCGLNMQQQQLQEMRSFNGDWSFLDKLLQSHHPQPQDHHHVTASAAATTSTTQRLLPFQYLACSGSTAHVDILKFSK; encoded by the exons ATGATGTCTGCAGGCAATGGACAGTTGACGGTTCCTCCTGGCTTCCGATTCCATCCAACAGACGAGGAGCTTCTCTACTATTACCTCAGGAAGAAGGTATCTTATGAAGCCATCGACCTTGATGTTATCAGGGAGGTAGATCTCAACAAACTAGAGCCATGGGACCTCAAAG AGAAATGCAGAATAGGATCAGGACCTCAGAATGAGTGGTACTTCTTCAGCCACAAGGATAAGAAGTATCCAACAGGAACTAGAACAAACCGAGCAACAACAGCTGGATTTTGGAAGGCAACAGGGAGAGACAAAGCCATCCATCTCAACGATTCCAAGAGGATTGGAATGAGAAAAACCCTAGTATTCTACACCGGCCGTGCTCCTCATGGCCAAAAGACTGACTGGATCATGCATGAGTATCGCCTTGAAGATCATCATGACAATATGAATGTCCATGAAGTTCAG GAGGATGGATGGGTGGTCTGTAGGGTCTTCCAGAAAAAGAATCACATTAACAGAGGTTTTCAGCCAGAGTTTAGTCATCATCAAGAAGTAGAACATGACTTGATCACCCACATGAAGGCAAGTGGTTCTCACAGCCAAGTAGTATtagaccatcatcatcatcatcagccaaaacaaaaccatcaccaccatctgGAAGCTTCACTGTACGACTATCCTACCACTTTTGATGGGTCAATGCACTTGCCGCAGTTGTTCAGTCCAGAGTCAGCAGCTGCAGCAGCTGCAGCTAATAATACATCATCATTTCTATCTGCACCTAATAACAATTTGCCAGCTTTGAAGCCCCTGGACTTGGAGTGCTCTCAAAACCTATTGAAGCTAACCTCCACCACTGCCGCTTCTTGTGGACTCAATATGCAACAGCAGCAGCTGCAGGAGATGAGATCGTTCAATGGTGATTGGTCATTCTTGGACAAGCTccttcaatctcatcatccTCAGCCTCAAGATCATCATCATGTGACGGCCTCCGCCGCCGCTACTACTTCAACAACGCAGAGACTATTACCATTTCAATACCTTGCCTGTAGCGGATCAACTGCTCATGTCGACATTTTAAAATTCTCCAAGTAG
- the LOC126789351 gene encoding uncharacterized protein LOC126789351, whose translation MKYVLVTGGVVSGLGKGVTASSIGLLLQACGLRVTSIKIDPYLNTDAGTMSPFEHGEVFVLDDGGEVDLDLGNYERFLDLTLTRDNNITTGKIYQSVIDKERKGDYLGKTVQVVPHITDAIQEWIERVAMVPVDGKEGPADVCVIELGGTIGDIESMPFIEALGQFSYRVGPGNFCLVHVSLVPVLNVVGEQKTKPTQHSVRVLRGQGLTPNILACRSTKPLEENVKAKLAQFCHVPAENIVTLYDVPNIWHIPLLLRDQKAHEAILKELHLQSVAREPNLKEWTTRTEISSNLHDSVRIAMVGKYTGLSDAYLSVLKALLHASVACHRKLVVDWVAAGDLEDVTFKEDPEVHKAAWDLLKGADGVLVPGGFGDRGVRGKILAAKYARENKVPFLGICLGMQIAVIEFARSVLGLFDANSTEFDPETTSPCVIFMPEGSKTHMGGTMRLGSRRTYFKVTDCKSAKLYGDVAFVDERHRHRYEVNPEMISQFENAGLSFVGRDETGRRMEIIELPAHPYFVGVQFHPEFKSRPGKPSALFLGLIAACKRSDTITPINGHLVKPVVNGTSNGHFTLKSHQNGYAFKSSNGARNGVYSNGNGVHL comes from the exons ATGAAATACGTGTTGGTTACTGGTGGTGTTGTTAGTGGACTTGGGAAAGGAGTCACGGCCAGTAGTATTGGCTTGCTTCTTCAAGCCTGCGGCCTTCGTGTTACGTCCATCAAAATTG ATCCTTACTTGAACACTGATGCTGGGACAATGTCTCCTTTCGAGCATGGGGAAGTGTTTGTACTAGATGATGGCGGTGAG GTTGACCTTGACCTTGGAAATTATGAGCGGTTTCTGGATCTCACGCTGACCCGTGACAACAATATCACAACCGGAAAAATTTATCAG TCAGTTATTGACAAGGAGAGGAAAGGAGACTATCTTGGGAAGACTGTCCAG GTTGTTCCACACATTACCGATGCCATACAAGAGTGGATAGAGCGTGTGGCAATGGTACCTGTGGACGGGAAAGAAGGTCCAGCTGATGTATGTGTGATCGAATTGGGTGGAACTATAG GGGATATTGAATCAATGCCCTTTATTGAGGCCCTTGGCCAGTTTTCGTATCGTGTTG GTCCTGGGAACTTCTGCTTGGTTCATGTCAGCCTTGTGCCTGTTTTGAATGTGGTTGGTGAGCAG AAAACGAAACCTACACAGCACAGTGTTCGGGTACTTAGAGGGCAGGGTTTAACACCTAATATTCTTGCTTGTAGGAGTACAAAG CCACTTGAAGAGAATGTCAAGGCAAAACTTGCTCAATTTTGCCATGTTCCG GCAGAAAATATTGTCACTTTATATGATGTTCCAAACATTTGGCACATCCCATTGCTTCTAAGA GATCAGAAGGCACATGAAGCAATCTTGAAAGAACTACACCTTCAAAG TGTTGCTAGAGAGCCAAATTTGAAGGAATGGACAACCAGGACAGAAATTTCCTCAAATTTACATGATTCT GTTAGAATTGCAATGGTTGGAAAATACACCGGTCTTTCAGACGCTTACCTCTCTGTTTTGAAG GCTCTTCTCCATGCATCTGTTGCTTGCCATCGAAAACTTGTTGTAGATTGGGTTGCAGCAGGTGATCTTGAAGATGTTACTTTTAAGGAG GACCCTGAGGTTCATAAGGCTGCATGGGATCTTTTGAAG GGTGCTGATGGGGTCCTAGTTCCTGGAGGATTTGGCGATAGAGGAGTCCGAGGCAAAATTCTTGCAGCAAAGTATGCTCGTGAAAACAAAGTTCCATTCCTTGGTATTTGCTTGGGCATGCAAATTGCTGTTATCGAGTTTGCACGTTCTGTCCTTGGTTTGTTTGATGCTAACAGCACAGAGTTCGATCCTGAAACTACGAGTCCTTGTGTCATTTTCATGCCAGAG GGTTCAAAAACTCATATGGGAGGTACCATGCGTCTGGGATCAAGGAGGACCTACTTTAAGGTCACTGACTGCAAATCTGCAAAACT GTATGGAGATGTCGCTTTCGTTGATGAACGGCATCGACATAGATATGAG GTCAATCCGGAGATGATTTCACAGTTTGAAAATGCTGGCTTATCATTTGTTGGTAGAGACGAAACCGGTCGGCGAATGGAG ATTATTGAGCTGCCTGCCCATCCATATTTTGTTGGTGTCCAGTTCCATCCGGAGTTTAAGTCAAGACCAGGCAAACCATCTGCTCTGTTCTTAG GACTGATAGCAGCCTGCAAACGTTCAGACACGATCACACCAATCAATGGGCATCTGGTGAAGCCCGTCGTAAATGGGACTAGTAATGGACACTTCACACTGAAGTCCCACCAGAATGGATATGCATTTAAGTCATCAAATGGGGCACGAAATGGTGTGTATAGCAATGGTAATGGCGTGCACTTGTAA